Proteins co-encoded in one Candidatus Ozemobacteraceae bacterium genomic window:
- a CDS encoding GIY-YIG nuclease family protein — protein MRKPYSIKIFLPGGDPDGIRTIEKSNWSGAGIVIPRALMGDAKQRRELSRTGVYILLGPPEDSGLPRIYVGEGDPIKPRLEQHAAKKDFWTGCVAFTSKDENLNKAHVQYLESRLLDLAMRAKRCLLENGNAPALPSLSESDAADAEGFLGEILLCCPLLGLNVFSAPSASPKGGKLLHLSGKGTEAHGLETSEGFAVKAGSGAATDETPSCHQYLRELRSALLTNGVLQKVADGYVFSQDYVFNSPSTAAGVVLGRSANGRLEWKSKEGKTLKEMQVSQANNDIS, from the coding sequence ATGAGAAAACCGTATTCGATCAAGATATTCCTTCCTGGCGGTGATCCAGACGGAATCCGGACCATCGAGAAGTCGAACTGGAGCGGTGCTGGCATCGTCATTCCCCGCGCTCTCATGGGCGATGCGAAACAGCGCCGGGAACTGTCACGAACAGGCGTGTATATCCTGTTGGGGCCACCAGAAGACTCTGGCCTGCCTCGGATCTACGTCGGGGAAGGTGATCCGATCAAGCCTCGTCTTGAGCAGCATGCAGCGAAGAAGGACTTCTGGACCGGCTGTGTTGCGTTCACGAGTAAGGACGAGAATCTGAACAAGGCGCATGTGCAGTATCTCGAATCGCGCCTTCTCGATCTCGCCATGCGTGCGAAACGATGTCTTCTCGAAAATGGGAATGCTCCTGCGTTGCCGTCCCTGTCAGAGTCTGATGCCGCCGACGCCGAAGGGTTCCTCGGTGAGATTCTCCTCTGCTGCCCCCTGCTGGGATTGAACGTTTTCTCGGCGCCATCTGCATCACCGAAAGGCGGAAAGCTTCTGCATTTGAGCGGGAAGGGCACGGAAGCGCATGGTCTGGAAACTTCAGAGGGCTTTGCTGTGAAAGCCGGTAGCGGTGCAGCGACGGATGAAACGCCATCCTGTCATCAGTATCTTCGGGAACTCAGGTCAGCCCTTCTTACAAACGGAGTGCTTCAGAAGGTGGCTGATGGCTACGTGTTTTCCCAGGACTACGTGTTCAACTCCCCCTCCACGGCGGCAGGAGTCGTCCTGGGCCGTTCAGCCAACGGACGCCTGGAGTGGAAGTCGAAAGAAGGAAAGACCCTCAAGGAAATGCAGGTGTCGCAGGCAAACAATGACATTTCATGA
- a CDS encoding type I restriction endonuclease subunit R: MSQFNEAIIEEAALAWFLELGYTVVHGVDIAPGGAQAERDAFTDVVLLRRLQDAVQRLNPKIPDEAREEAIRKLLRQDTPSLVANNRRFHAMLRDGVEVEYKRPDGSIAGDRVRLVDFVNPVNNDWLAVNQYTVVEGQNKRRPDIVVFINGLPLVVIELKNAADENATIWSAYQQLQTYKAQIGSLMHFNELLIVSDGMQARIGSLTANQEWFKVWRTIDSEAASPIISLELEVLIRGVFEQARFLDLLQHFIAFEEDTDSDKLNKIIAGYHQFHAVNAAVDETIRASGMTPPPGMREEAGTYWVGPMLNGKKGDRRAGVVWHTQGSGKSFSMLFYAARVIRHPMMQNPTLVVLTDRNDLDDQLFGQFQRCHELLRQMPVQAESVEHLRSLLKVASGGVVFTTIQKFMPEERGGRVNLLSDRQNIVVIADEAHRSQYDLIDGLARNLRDALPNASFIGFTGTPIEQTDANTRAIFGEYISIYDIQRAVTDGATVPIYYESRIAKLSLNQSLLPLLDEEFEELTEGEEEEKKQKLKSKWAALEALVGDPKRIALIAEDIVQHYERRLEAMDGKAMIVCMSRRICVDLHNAILKLRPNWASAKDDDIEAERKQSCVMKIIMTGSAEDGPDWQPHIRNKLRRREMANRFKDSKDPFRIVIVRDMWLTGFDAPCLHTMYADKPMRGHGLMQAIARVNRVFRDKPGGLIVDYLGLADQLKHALATYTQSGGKGTPSIDTAQAISVMLEKYHIACDIMHGFDWTAWTIGTPAQKMALLPAGQEHVLQQENGKQRFVQVVTDLSRAFALCAASDEATEIRDDVAFFQAIKAQLAKTSGSQRPPEDLDHAIRQLVSQAIMTDEGVIDVFAAAGLKKPDISILSDQFLAEVRGLKHRNVAAELLAKLLKDEIKGISARNIVQGRQFSEMLQKALNAYHNRAIATQEIIEELIELAKQMSEAKKRGIDLGLNDDEIAFYDALAANESAVRAMGNDELKVIAAELVTQVRKSVTIDWTVRESARARIKVMVKRILKKHGYPPDLQEEATKTVLAQAELLCADWVA; encoded by the coding sequence ATGAGCCAATTCAACGAAGCGATCATCGAAGAAGCGGCGCTGGCCTGGTTCCTGGAGCTGGGCTACACGGTCGTTCATGGAGTTGATATCGCTCCGGGCGGGGCGCAGGCGGAGCGTGATGCCTTCACCGATGTCGTTCTGTTGCGTCGGCTCCAGGATGCGGTTCAGCGGCTGAATCCAAAGATCCCTGACGAAGCGCGTGAAGAGGCGATACGGAAACTCCTGCGACAGGACACGCCGTCTCTCGTCGCGAACAATCGCCGGTTCCACGCGATGTTGCGAGATGGTGTCGAGGTTGAGTATAAGCGCCCCGACGGGAGCATCGCAGGAGATCGGGTCCGGCTCGTCGATTTCGTGAACCCGGTGAACAACGACTGGCTTGCGGTGAACCAGTATACCGTCGTCGAAGGCCAGAACAAGCGACGGCCTGATATAGTCGTATTTATAAACGGGTTACCTCTCGTCGTCATCGAACTGAAGAACGCCGCCGACGAGAACGCTACCATCTGGTCCGCGTATCAGCAGCTCCAGACCTACAAGGCGCAGATCGGCTCGCTGATGCACTTCAACGAACTTCTAATCGTCTCTGACGGGATGCAGGCGAGAATCGGCTCCCTCACGGCGAACCAGGAGTGGTTCAAGGTCTGGCGGACCATAGACAGCGAAGCGGCGTCGCCCATCATTTCACTGGAACTGGAAGTCCTTATACGGGGTGTCTTCGAGCAGGCTCGGTTTCTGGATTTGCTCCAGCACTTCATCGCCTTCGAAGAAGATACCGACAGCGACAAGCTGAACAAGATCATCGCCGGGTATCACCAGTTCCACGCTGTAAACGCCGCCGTTGACGAGACTATCCGTGCAAGCGGTATGACACCCCCTCCAGGCATGCGGGAAGAGGCAGGCACCTACTGGGTCGGCCCGATGCTGAACGGGAAGAAAGGCGACAGGCGGGCCGGTGTCGTCTGGCACACGCAGGGTTCGGGGAAGAGCTTCTCGATGCTGTTCTACGCGGCGAGGGTCATCCGGCATCCGATGATGCAGAATCCGACACTTGTGGTCCTGACGGACCGGAACGATCTTGATGACCAGCTGTTCGGGCAGTTCCAGCGGTGCCATGAGCTCCTGCGCCAGATGCCCGTCCAGGCGGAATCCGTCGAACATCTCCGGTCCCTGCTCAAAGTCGCCAGCGGCGGAGTCGTGTTCACGACGATCCAGAAGTTTATGCCGGAAGAACGCGGTGGGCGTGTGAACCTGCTGTCTGACCGGCAGAACATCGTCGTCATCGCCGATGAAGCGCATCGCAGTCAATACGATCTCATCGACGGCCTCGCACGAAACCTCCGGGACGCGCTTCCCAACGCTTCGTTCATCGGGTTCACGGGCACACCGATAGAGCAGACTGACGCAAACACACGCGCCATCTTTGGCGAATATATCAGTATCTATGATATCCAGCGCGCGGTGACCGACGGTGCGACGGTTCCGATCTACTACGAGAGCCGCATCGCGAAGTTGTCGTTGAACCAGTCGCTTCTTCCCCTGCTGGACGAGGAGTTCGAGGAGCTGACCGAGGGCGAGGAAGAAGAGAAGAAGCAGAAGCTCAAGTCGAAATGGGCCGCTCTCGAAGCACTGGTCGGTGATCCGAAGCGCATCGCGCTCATTGCGGAAGATATCGTTCAGCATTATGAGCGACGCCTCGAAGCGATGGACGGCAAGGCAATGATCGTCTGCATGAGCCGCCGCATCTGCGTGGACCTCCACAACGCCATTCTGAAGCTGCGCCCCAACTGGGCGAGTGCGAAGGATGACGATATCGAGGCGGAACGAAAGCAGTCCTGTGTCATGAAGATCATCATGACCGGCAGCGCCGAAGACGGCCCCGACTGGCAGCCGCATATCCGGAACAAGCTGCGACGCCGGGAGATGGCAAACCGGTTCAAGGACAGCAAAGACCCGTTCCGGATCGTCATCGTGCGTGACATGTGGCTCACCGGCTTCGACGCACCCTGCCTGCATACCATGTATGCCGACAAACCGATGCGCGGCCACGGGCTGATGCAGGCGATTGCACGCGTGAACCGGGTATTCCGGGATAAGCCGGGTGGGCTGATTGTCGATTATCTCGGCCTTGCGGACCAGCTGAAGCACGCTCTTGCAACCTACACCCAGAGCGGCGGGAAGGGGACGCCCAGCATCGATACGGCACAGGCGATATCCGTGATGCTGGAGAAGTATCATATTGCCTGCGATATCATGCACGGGTTCGACTGGACCGCCTGGACTATCGGAACACCGGCCCAGAAGATGGCCCTGCTCCCTGCTGGCCAGGAACACGTATTACAACAGGAAAACGGCAAACAGCGGTTCGTCCAGGTGGTGACAGACCTCTCGCGGGCCTTTGCTCTGTGCGCCGCATCGGATGAAGCCACGGAGATTCGTGACGACGTCGCGTTCTTCCAGGCTATCAAGGCGCAACTTGCGAAGACATCAGGTTCGCAACGGCCTCCCGAGGATCTGGACCATGCGATTCGACAGCTCGTATCCCAAGCGATTATGACCGATGAAGGCGTCATCGACGTCTTTGCCGCCGCAGGACTGAAGAAGCCCGACATCTCGATTCTGTCAGATCAGTTCCTGGCTGAAGTCCGGGGGCTGAAACACAGGAACGTCGCGGCGGAACTCCTCGCCAAGCTGTTGAAAGACGAGATCAAGGGGATTTCTGCCCGGAACATCGTCCAGGGTAGACAGTTCAGCGAGATGCTCCAGAAGGCGTTAAACGCGTATCATAACCGCGCCATTGCAACGCAGGAGATCATCGAAGAACTGATTGAACTCGCGAAGCAGATGAGCGAGGCGAAGAAGCGTGGCATTGACCTGGGGCTGAACGATGATGAAATCGCCTTTTACGACGCTCTCGCCGCGAATGAAAGCGCTGTCAGGGCGATGGGCAACGACGAACTGAAGGTGATCGCTGCCGAGCTGGTCACCCAGGTCCGCAAGAGCGTCACCATCGACTGGACGGTTCGCGAGAGCGCCCGTGCCAGAATCAAGGTCATGGTGAAGCGTATCCTGAAGAAACACGGCTACCCGCCCGACCTTCAGGAAGAAGCCACGAAAACCGTTCTCGCCCAGGCCGAACTGCTGTGCGCCGATTGGGTCGCGTGA
- a CDS encoding PDDEXK nuclease domain-containing protein, with translation MASKKSKENPDSKRLSLGRQREGAIIPGAAALTRMPEEYGALLREIKERIGRERLRTVLAANAGMILLYWDIGKAILARQEAQGWGAHVIDRLSADLRKAFPDMKGFSPRNLKYMRAFAAAWPDSQFVQQGAAQIPWFHNCLLLERVADEKARIWYVRQAIAQGWSRNILALQIENDAYQRQGKVISNFSLTLPPAESDMAAQVFKDPYLFDFLGTADQRQEREVENALVDHIQRFLLEMGAGFAFVGRQVHLEVGDQDFYIDLLFYHLKLRCFVVVELKATAFNPGFVGQLNLYLSVVDDLMRHPEDKPTIGLLLCRDKNKLVVEYALRDLKKPVGVASWETRIVKALPKELHGALPSIDDLEREMDERKDRA, from the coding sequence ATGGCATCGAAAAAGAGTAAGGAAAACCCGGATTCGAAGCGGTTGTCGCTGGGGCGGCAGCGCGAAGGGGCCATCATTCCCGGCGCCGCGGCTCTGACCCGAATGCCGGAAGAGTATGGAGCCCTGCTGCGGGAGATCAAAGAGCGGATTGGCCGGGAACGGTTGCGGACCGTCCTGGCGGCGAACGCCGGCATGATTCTTCTGTATTGGGACATCGGAAAAGCCATCCTGGCGCGGCAGGAAGCCCAGGGGTGGGGGGCGCATGTCATCGACCGGCTGTCGGCCGATCTCCGGAAGGCCTTTCCCGACATGAAGGGGTTTTCACCCCGGAACCTCAAATACATGCGTGCTTTTGCTGCCGCCTGGCCGGATTCTCAATTTGTGCAGCAGGGTGCTGCACAAATTCCCTGGTTCCATAATTGCCTGCTCCTGGAGCGTGTTGCTGACGAGAAGGCACGGATATGGTATGTGAGACAAGCCATCGCTCAAGGTTGGAGTCGGAACATCCTGGCCCTCCAGATCGAAAATGACGCTTACCAGCGGCAAGGAAAGGTCATCTCAAATTTTTCCCTGACGCTCCCGCCGGCCGAGTCCGATATGGCCGCGCAAGTGTTCAAAGACCCGTATCTCTTCGATTTTCTCGGAACCGCTGACCAGCGGCAGGAGCGGGAGGTCGAGAACGCTCTCGTCGATCACATCCAGCGGTTCCTTCTGGAAATGGGCGCGGGCTTTGCGTTTGTCGGCCGGCAGGTGCATCTCGAAGTTGGGGACCAGGACTTCTACATCGATCTGCTGTTCTATCACCTGAAACTGCGATGTTTCGTGGTGGTGGAGCTGAAGGCGACGGCTTTCAACCCCGGCTTCGTCGGCCAGCTCAACCTCTACCTCTCGGTGGTGGACGATCTGATGCGGCATCCCGAAGACAAGCCAACGATCGGCCTTCTCCTCTGTCGCGACAAGAACAAGCTGGTCGTCGAGTATGCCCTTCGCGACCTGAAAAAGCCCGTTGGGGTGGCCTCCTGGGAAACCCGGATTGTGAAAGCTCTTCCAAAAGAGCTTCATGGCGCCTTGCCATCCATCGACGATCTCGAACGAGAAATGGATGAGCGGAAGGATAGAGCATGA
- a CDS encoding restriction endonuclease subunit S — MAGDLFEVEELIRRGVLLINDGYRAKNSELSKVGIPFARAGNIDEGFHFQDADRVPFETLEKVGLKRSKPGDVVFTSKGTVGRFAFVREDTPEFVYSPQLCYWRSEDASRINPRWLFYWMQGREFFMQYKGVAGQTDMAEYVSLRDQRAMKITLPPLPEQKAIAHILGTIDDKIELNRRMNETLEGIARALFQSWFVDFDPVRAKLDGRQPAGMDAETAALFPGEFQDSSLGLIPKGWCVKSIGEILELAYGKPLKAEDRKNGHVSVYGANGPVGWHNERLVPGPGIVIGRKGNPGVVTWAHDDFYPIDTTFYVVPTSDCRSLYFLYYALSAQDLANLSADSAVPGLNRNHAYMSKQVIPSQVILKTFDSQISPVFAAIYANEEQSRTLAALRDTLLPKLLSGELSVADAVSLVEDVAS; from the coding sequence ATGGCGGGTGATTTATTCGAAGTAGAAGAACTGATTCGACGTGGTGTTTTGCTCATCAATGATGGCTACCGAGCAAAAAATAGTGAACTTTCGAAAGTGGGAATCCCCTTTGCTCGTGCTGGGAATATTGATGAAGGTTTTCATTTCCAAGATGCAGACAGAGTTCCTTTTGAAACCCTTGAGAAGGTTGGTTTGAAGCGAAGTAAACCTGGTGATGTTGTCTTTACATCGAAAGGGACTGTTGGTCGTTTTGCATTTGTTCGAGAAGATACCCCTGAATTTGTTTACTCGCCGCAGCTGTGTTATTGGCGCTCTGAAGATGCGTCTCGTATTAATCCTCGCTGGTTGTTTTACTGGATGCAGGGGCGCGAATTTTTCATGCAATACAAAGGTGTCGCTGGCCAGACGGATATGGCTGAATATGTCAGTTTGAGAGACCAGCGTGCAATGAAAATAACACTCCCGCCTCTCCCCGAACAGAAAGCCATCGCGCATATCCTCGGAACTATAGATGACAAAATAGAACTGAACCGGCGGATGAATGAGACGCTGGAGGGTATCGCGAGGGCGCTGTTCCAGAGCTGGTTCGTCGATTTCGACCCCGTCCGCGCCAAACTCGACGGCAGACAACCCGCCGGAATGGACGCCGAAACCGCCGCCCTGTTCCCTGGGGAGTTTCAAGACTCATCTCTCGGACTCATTCCGAAGGGATGGTGCGTTAAATCCATAGGGGAGATACTCGAATTAGCCTACGGAAAACCCCTGAAGGCGGAAGATCGAAAGAACGGTCATGTTTCCGTATATGGTGCAAATGGCCCTGTCGGCTGGCACAACGAAAGGCTTGTCCCTGGTCCTGGGATTGTTATCGGACGTAAGGGCAATCCAGGTGTTGTGACTTGGGCGCATGATGATTTTTACCCGATTGATACCACCTTCTACGTAGTGCCTACCAGTGATTGTCGAAGTTTGTATTTCTTGTATTATGCACTTTCTGCACAAGATCTTGCGAATCTCAGCGCAGACTCTGCTGTTCCGGGACTAAATCGCAACCATGCCTACATGAGCAAACAGGTAATTCCTTCGCAGGTCATACTCAAAACGTTTGATTCACAGATTTCCCCCGTCTTTGCAGCCATATACGCAAATGAAGAGCAATCCCGCACCCTTGCCGCTCTACGCGATACGCTGCTGCCAAAGCTGTTGAGCGGGGAACTGAGCGTCGCGGATGCTGTATCTCTCGTCGAGGATGTTGCCTCATGA
- a CDS encoding prepilin-type N-terminal cleavage/methylation domain-containing protein: MSKYKNGFTLTEVVVSVGILSLVLLTVFRLLGSSNQRLSYSSDLFAAIHLGTKVRADLGEEVRLNPAFLEMLHEYPELTDQGEVVDGGSWYFRWGIDRKPPLGTIDSRDGPTVTPADGALYSELKPFRIKLEAQRQEPPSAGLPESHLCETVIRINWGDKAGKLHDYHLAAQVFSPSAGVIPEGLFIDQDTLLKLIRKNLFPADEGLTLDQAAAANECDRELAYHAGRIAVLMSQLDQAIGTITAEITELGKQRRTLLATPDGRLIPLQMRIAARTEDGASLLYNVLAECRDSWDHVARETDPNRLGKLPVGSYRQGLKTYATLGPQIADWVKEAGDAYEWLLQAGMERFITDREREIAAGKRLEAYRLLLKLRPGAATSFASFLKREGDRVAGKNPHLMKFFQREELLRQRPERYVEVFPNLKDILQRMTLEILPNGKKVPELIARHPQGGQP; encoded by the coding sequence ATGAGTAAGTACAAGAACGGGTTCACCCTGACCGAGGTCGTGGTTTCCGTCGGCATCCTGTCGCTCGTTTTGCTGACCGTGTTCCGTCTGTTGGGCTCGAGCAATCAGCGTTTGAGCTACTCCTCCGACCTCTTTGCCGCCATCCATCTGGGCACGAAGGTCCGCGCCGATCTGGGCGAAGAGGTGCGTCTGAACCCAGCCTTTCTGGAGATGCTGCACGAATACCCTGAACTGACGGATCAGGGCGAGGTCGTCGACGGCGGCTCCTGGTATTTCCGCTGGGGAATCGACCGGAAGCCGCCTTTGGGAACCATCGATTCCCGTGACGGCCCCACGGTCACTCCGGCCGATGGAGCGCTGTATAGTGAATTGAAGCCATTCCGGATCAAGCTCGAGGCGCAGCGCCAGGAACCGCCGTCCGCCGGGCTTCCCGAAAGCCATCTGTGCGAGACGGTCATCCGGATCAACTGGGGCGACAAGGCGGGAAAGCTGCACGATTATCATCTGGCGGCGCAGGTGTTCAGTCCCAGCGCCGGGGTCATCCCCGAAGGTCTGTTTATCGACCAGGACACGCTTCTGAAGCTCATCCGCAAGAACCTCTTCCCGGCCGATGAGGGGCTCACGCTCGATCAGGCAGCAGCCGCCAACGAGTGCGATCGCGAATTGGCCTATCATGCGGGTCGGATTGCCGTGCTGATGTCGCAACTTGACCAGGCTATCGGAACGATCACGGCGGAGATCACCGAGCTCGGCAAGCAACGACGCACCCTGCTCGCCACTCCCGATGGCCGGTTGATTCCCCTGCAGATGCGGATCGCCGCCAGAACCGAGGATGGGGCGAGCCTGCTGTATAACGTCCTGGCTGAGTGCAGGGATTCCTGGGACCATGTGGCCCGGGAAACGGATCCCAACCGGCTCGGGAAGCTTCCGGTGGGATCTTACCGCCAGGGACTGAAAACGTACGCCACTCTCGGACCGCAGATCGCCGATTGGGTAAAGGAAGCCGGAGATGCCTATGAATGGCTTCTCCAAGCCGGCATGGAGCGCTTCATAACCGATCGGGAACGGGAGATCGCTGCGGGCAAACGCCTGGAGGCATACCGCCTGCTGTTGAAGCTGAGGCCGGGCGCAGCGACCTCCTTCGCCTCGTTTCTGAAGCGGGAAGGTGACCGTGTCGCCGGGAAGAATCCCCATCTCATGAAATTTTTCCAACGGGAGGAACTGTTGCGACAGCGCCCTGAGCGCTATGTGGAGGTGTTTCCAAACCTCAAGGACATCCTCCAGAGAATGACTCTGGAAATCCTGCCCAATGGAAAAAAGGTTCCCGAGCTCATCGCCAGACATCCCCAAGGAGGCCAGCCATGA
- a CDS encoding FecR domain-containing protein — translation MRPREKNLGTTVFVAVALVLLNLLFVGCGKSGKSSSAAPSVGKGESRYQVSAMEKTIVSLERSSKISELPLPPEYPLHDGDILENKGGKPASIKDLKEGHKFALAPQARVQLGGQKITMFRGKTMFEFRKMNGEFKIVLPGAVLGIRGTRFLVGVQSDGTSVVKMFEGRLEVEKDGKITPLQDQETGVIEKSSEVQVIPAGGKLPEFLNEFQDNDGSALQTF, via the coding sequence ATGAGACCCCGTGAAAAGAATCTTGGGACGACGGTGTTCGTCGCCGTGGCCCTCGTTCTTCTGAATCTCCTGTTCGTCGGATGCGGCAAGAGTGGGAAATCATCCTCTGCCGCGCCTTCGGTCGGCAAAGGGGAGTCGCGCTACCAGGTGAGTGCGATGGAAAAGACCATCGTCAGCCTCGAGCGCTCTAGCAAGATTTCCGAACTGCCCTTGCCCCCCGAATATCCTCTTCATGATGGTGACATTCTCGAGAACAAGGGCGGCAAGCCGGCTTCCATCAAGGATCTCAAGGAAGGGCACAAGTTCGCCCTCGCCCCTCAGGCCAGGGTTCAGCTGGGAGGCCAGAAGATCACGATGTTTCGCGGCAAGACCATGTTCGAATTTCGCAAGATGAATGGTGAATTCAAGATCGTCCTGCCCGGCGCCGTTCTGGGTATCCGCGGAACCCGTTTCCTGGTCGGGGTCCAGTCCGATGGGACATCGGTCGTCAAAATGTTCGAGGGTCGGCTCGAGGTCGAAAAGGACGGCAAGATCACCCCGCTCCAGGACCAGGAAACCGGGGTGATCGAGAAATCCTCCGAGGTCCAGGTCATCCCGGCGGGCGGGAAGCTGCCAGAGTTCCTCAACGAATTCCAGGATAACGACGGATCAGCCTTGCAGACCTTTTAA
- a CDS encoding prepilin-type N-terminal cleavage/methylation domain-containing protein gives MQRRAFTLLEVMIVSGILALAVGIGFMNFRNTSSSSTAVAGNLSMHMDLRRAADILTETLLDGTEVLKPVPGSSLGPLVIRDLANYTSILYLEAEPEKPSSRSGTTYSLVMYTDTYNSSYNPGRKRRLFGGIRRLVFTTITPGLIQAHLTLVDSGGKELSALIEVPLKNVGAAYE, from the coding sequence GTGCAGCGAAGAGCATTCACGCTCCTGGAGGTGATGATCGTTTCCGGAATCCTGGCATTGGCCGTCGGAATCGGCTTCATGAATTTCCGGAACACCTCTTCCTCTTCGACCGCCGTTGCCGGCAACCTTTCCATGCACATGGATCTTCGCCGGGCAGCCGATATTCTGACCGAAACCCTGCTTGACGGAACCGAGGTGCTCAAGCCCGTTCCCGGATCATCGCTGGGCCCCCTGGTCATTCGCGACCTCGCCAACTATACCAGCATTCTGTATCTGGAAGCCGAGCCGGAAAAACCATCCAGCCGTTCCGGAACAACATATTCCCTGGTCATGTATACCGATACCTATAATTCGAGCTATAACCCCGGCCGCAAACGACGATTGTTCGGTGGCATCCGCCGGCTGGTCTTCACGACCATCACCCCGGGATTGATCCAGGCGCATCTGACCCTCGTGGATTCCGGGGGGAAGGAACTCAGCGCCCTGATCGAAGTTCCCCTCAAGAACGTCGGGGCAGCCTATGAGTAA
- a CDS encoding class I SAM-dependent DNA methyltransferase produces MARRKATGSNAESTANVGFEAKLWLAADKLRNNMDAAEYKHVVLGLIFLKYISDSFEEMRAKLVAGSGEYEGSDPEDPDEYRAENVFWVPREARWAHLQANAKQPAIGKVVDDAMVAIERDNPRLKGVLPKDYARPALDKHRLGELIDLIGTIGLGDAANRSKDVLGRVYEYFLTQFASAEGKNGGQFYTPSCIVRLLVGMLGPYKGRVYDPCCGSGGMFVQSEKFVLEHGGRIGDISIYGQESNATTRRLAIMNLAIRGIDADFGPEHADTFRRDLHKDLRANYVLANPPFNDSDWHRADDDVRWKFGTPPKGNANFAWVQHFIHHLAPDGMAGFVLANGSMSSNQSGEGDIRRAIVEADLVDCMVALPGQLFYSTQIPVCLWFLTKNKTNGAFRKRTRETLFIDARKLGTLVDRVHRELTEADIQKIVGTYHAWRGEKDAGTYEDIAGFCKSATTDEIASHGHVLTPGRYVGAEEVESDGEPFEQKMTRLVAELQSQFAESAKLERVIKANLKGLGYGIEKE; encoded by the coding sequence ATGGCACGCAGAAAAGCGACGGGTTCGAACGCCGAATCGACGGCGAATGTGGGTTTCGAGGCGAAGCTCTGGCTGGCGGCCGACAAACTGCGCAACAACATGGACGCGGCGGAATACAAGCACGTCGTCCTGGGGCTGATCTTCTTGAAATACATCTCCGACTCGTTCGAGGAGATGCGGGCGAAGCTCGTCGCAGGTTCGGGCGAGTATGAAGGTTCTGATCCTGAAGATCCCGACGAGTATCGTGCCGAGAACGTCTTCTGGGTTCCACGTGAAGCACGCTGGGCACATCTCCAGGCGAATGCGAAGCAGCCGGCCATCGGAAAAGTCGTCGATGACGCGATGGTTGCGATTGAGCGTGACAACCCGCGTCTCAAGGGCGTCCTGCCGAAGGATTACGCCCGTCCCGCCCTTGACAAGCACCGTCTGGGCGAACTGATCGACCTCATCGGCACCATCGGGCTCGGTGATGCCGCGAACCGCTCGAAGGATGTGCTGGGCAGGGTGTATGAATACTTCCTGACCCAGTTCGCGAGCGCGGAAGGCAAGAACGGCGGCCAGTTCTATACGCCCTCATGTATTGTCCGGCTTCTCGTCGGAATGCTCGGGCCGTACAAGGGCCGCGTCTACGACCCCTGCTGCGGATCTGGCGGCATGTTCGTCCAGTCCGAGAAGTTCGTTCTCGAACACGGCGGCAGGATCGGCGACATCAGCATCTACGGCCAGGAGAGCAACGCCACGACCCGCCGACTCGCGATCATGAACCTCGCGATCCGGGGCATCGACGCCGATTTCGGCCCCGAGCACGCCGACACGTTCCGGCGAGATCTGCACAAGGATCTTCGTGCGAACTACGTCCTCGCGAATCCGCCGTTCAACGATTCCGACTGGCACCGTGCCGACGACGACGTGCGCTGGAAGTTCGGAACGCCCCCGAAAGGCAACGCGAACTTCGCCTGGGTCCAGCATTTCATCCATCATCTCGCGCCCGACGGTATGGCCGGCTTCGTTCTCGCGAACGGCAGCATGTCGTCGAATCAGTCGGGAGAAGGTGATATACGACGCGCAATTGTTGAGGCCGATCTCGTCGACTGCATGGTCGCCCTGCCGGGCCAGCTCTTCTACAGCACGCAGATTCCCGTCTGCCTGTGGTTTCTGACGAAGAACAAGACCAACGGCGCGTTCCGCAAACGCACCCGCGAAACCCTGTTCATCGACGCCCGCAAGCTCGGAACCCTGGTTGACCGCGTCCACCGCGAACTGACCGAGGCTGACATCCAGAAGATCGTCGGCACCTACCATGCGTGGAGGGGCGAGAAGGATGCCGGAACATACGAGGATATCGCCGGCTTCTGTAAATCCGCTACAACGGATGAGATCGCCAGCCACGGCCACGTGCTCACCCCAGGCCGATATGTCGGTGCCGAAGAAGTCGAATCCGATGGCGAACCCTTCGAGCAGAAGATGACCCGCCTTGTCGCCGAACTCCAGAGCCAGTTTGCAGAATCCGCAAAGCTGGAACGGGTTATCAAGGCAAATCTGAAAGGTCTCGGGTATGGCATCGAAAAAGAGTAA